One genomic window of Acidovorax radicis includes the following:
- a CDS encoding tyrosine-type recombinase/integrase produces MSIYKDKERGCYVFEFSRRINGERVRATKALPQTWTRAQADAYDRSESARLYATATGVTKPERSVEDAVACYLTERAPKLKQGANVERELALIYWVYQGRKLSELPEVCKEYAQKAVTTKGEPLAPASIRNRIRYLTAACRYAWKQGYCEHDPGARVVVPEVKNERQHYADRATMLTIARACTNRKARMAIRIAFYSGMRLSEILRARPVGGVWMLDDTKNGQPRHVPIHPRVAVCARRFVPGPKITIQWAWSKARDATGNKHLHFHDLRHSTASAMLQAGVELYTIGKVLGHKDSRSTQRYSHLSTDALTSAVRKIG; encoded by the coding sequence ATGTCGATCTACAAAGACAAAGAGCGCGGGTGCTACGTTTTCGAGTTCTCGCGCCGCATTAATGGCGAGCGAGTCCGGGCTACAAAAGCTCTTCCGCAAACATGGACTAGAGCCCAGGCTGACGCCTACGATCGGAGCGAGTCCGCACGGCTTTATGCAACAGCTACAGGCGTCACGAAGCCGGAGCGCTCAGTCGAAGACGCTGTCGCTTGTTACCTGACAGAGCGCGCGCCGAAGCTGAAACAAGGGGCCAACGTCGAGCGCGAGTTGGCCCTTATCTATTGGGTGTACCAGGGGCGCAAGCTCTCGGAGCTGCCAGAGGTATGCAAAGAATACGCGCAAAAGGCCGTCACAACCAAGGGCGAGCCATTGGCGCCCGCCTCGATACGAAACCGTATCCGGTACTTGACGGCGGCTTGCCGGTACGCATGGAAACAGGGGTATTGCGAACATGACCCCGGCGCGCGGGTAGTTGTGCCCGAGGTGAAGAACGAGCGCCAGCACTACGCCGACCGGGCCACCATGTTGACGATTGCGCGGGCCTGCACCAATCGCAAAGCCCGCATGGCCATCAGAATCGCGTTTTACTCAGGCATGCGCCTGTCTGAGATCCTGCGGGCAAGGCCTGTCGGTGGGGTTTGGATGCTGGACGATACGAAGAACGGGCAGCCCCGCCATGTCCCGATACACCCGAGGGTTGCCGTGTGCGCGCGGCGGTTTGTGCCTGGCCCGAAAATTACCATTCAATGGGCGTGGAGCAAGGCGCGGGACGCCACCGGCAACAAGCACTTGCACTTCCACGATCTGCGACACAGCACCGCGTCGGCCATGCTGCAAGCCGGGGTCGAGCTTTACACCATTGGCAAGGTGTTGGGTCACAAGGACAGCCGCAGCACCCAGCGCTACAGCCACTTGAGCACAGACGCTCTCACCAGCGCCGTGCGCAAGATTGGGTAA
- the serS gene encoding serine--tRNA ligase — translation MLDILLLRKDLDTAIARLETRKKPQAFLDVSAFQALESERKTLQTRTEELQAQRNQLSKQVGMLMSRGDKDGAEAVKTQVAAGKAELEQSAARLEQIQAELLAMLVAVPNLPHESVPVGSDEAGNVEVRRWGTPAKFDFEVKDHVDVGTPLGLDFDMGVKLSGSRFTVMKGSIARLHRALAQFMLDVQTQEHGYTECYVPYAVNADSLKGTGQLPKFEGDLFAAKKGGQDGEPVPDNAALYLIPTSEVPLTNFVRDVVVAEAELPIKLTAHTPCFRSEAGSYGRDTRGMIRQHQFDKVEMVQIVHPDQSYEALEEMTRHAEAVLQKLGLPYRVMSLCTGDMGFGAAKTYDLEVWLPAQNTYREISSVSNCEAFQARRLQARFKNAQGKNELVHTLNGSGLAVGRTLVAVLENYQQADGSVTVPEVLRPYMGGLAVLAP, via the coding sequence ATGCTTGACATTCTTCTCCTCCGCAAAGACCTCGACACCGCCATCGCGCGGCTGGAAACCCGCAAAAAGCCCCAGGCCTTCCTGGACGTCTCCGCGTTCCAGGCCCTGGAGTCCGAGCGCAAGACGCTGCAGACCCGAACCGAAGAGCTGCAGGCCCAGCGCAACCAGCTGTCCAAACAGGTCGGCATGCTGATGAGCCGTGGCGACAAGGACGGTGCCGAAGCCGTCAAGACCCAGGTAGCTGCGGGCAAGGCCGAGCTGGAGCAATCCGCCGCCCGGCTCGAACAGATCCAGGCCGAGCTGCTGGCGATGCTGGTGGCCGTGCCCAATCTGCCGCACGAATCCGTGCCCGTGGGCAGCGACGAAGCTGGCAACGTGGAAGTGCGCCGCTGGGGCACTCCTGCCAAGTTTGATTTTGAAGTGAAGGACCATGTCGATGTGGGCACCCCGCTGGGCCTCGATTTCGACATGGGCGTCAAGCTCTCGGGTTCACGCTTCACGGTGATGAAGGGCTCCATCGCCCGCCTGCACCGCGCCCTCGCCCAGTTTATGCTGGACGTGCAGACGCAAGAGCATGGCTACACCGAGTGCTATGTGCCCTACGCTGTGAACGCCGATTCGCTCAAGGGTACCGGCCAGTTGCCCAAGTTCGAGGGTGACCTGTTTGCCGCCAAAAAGGGCGGCCAGGACGGCGAGCCTGTGCCCGACAACGCGGCGCTCTATCTCATTCCCACCAGCGAAGTGCCGCTGACCAATTTCGTGCGCGACGTGGTTGTGGCCGAGGCCGAGCTGCCCATCAAGCTCACGGCGCACACGCCGTGTTTCCGCTCCGAAGCGGGCAGCTACGGGCGTGACACGCGCGGCATGATCCGCCAGCACCAGTTCGACAAGGTTGAAATGGTGCAGATCGTGCACCCCGACCAAAGCTACGAAGCGCTGGAAGAAATGACCCGCCACGCAGAGGCCGTGCTGCAAAAGCTGGGCCTGCCTTACCGCGTGATGAGCCTGTGCACCGGCGACATGGGCTTTGGCGCCGCCAAGACCTATGACCTCGAAGTGTGGCTGCCCGCGCAGAACACCTACCGCGAGATCAGCTCGGTGAGCAACTGCGAAGCCTTCCAGGCGCGCCGCCTGCAGGCCCGCTTCAAGAACGCCCAGGGCAAGAACGAACTCGTGCACACCCTCAACGGATCAGGCCTGGCCGTGGGCCGCACGCTGGTGGCGGTGCTGGAAAACTACCAGCAGGCCGACGGCAGCGTGACGGTGCCCGAAGTGCTGCGCCCCTACATGGGCGGCCTGGCTGTTTTGGCGCCCTGA
- a CDS encoding recombination-associated protein RdgC → MFKSLIIYRIAQNWAIDLPAVEEALAKAPFLECGATQEKSLGWVPPRGDEHGPLAESVGGQWILRFMVESKVLPGSVLARRVKEKAARIEQETGRKPGKKESKELKDEAKLDLLPMAFTKQGSMWIWIDTASRLLVLDTGSQGRADEVVALLVEALPGLSVSLINTQTSPQAAMAHWLKEQEPPVGFTVDRECELKSASEEKAVVRYGRHPLDIEEVQAHIDAGKLPTKLAMTWDDRVSFLLTEGLQVRKVQFLDTVFEGTKSDDSGFDTDVAIATGELVKLIPDLIEALGGEAESGIASAAREATSA, encoded by the coding sequence ATGTTCAAGAGCCTCATCATTTACCGCATCGCCCAGAACTGGGCAATCGATCTGCCGGCCGTCGAAGAAGCACTGGCCAAGGCGCCCTTTCTGGAATGTGGCGCTACGCAAGAAAAATCACTCGGCTGGGTGCCGCCACGTGGCGACGAACATGGCCCACTTGCCGAATCTGTCGGTGGCCAGTGGATCCTGCGCTTCATGGTCGAATCCAAGGTGCTGCCTGGCAGCGTGCTGGCGCGCCGTGTGAAAGAAAAGGCCGCGCGCATCGAGCAGGAAACCGGCCGCAAGCCCGGCAAGAAGGAAAGCAAGGAGCTCAAAGACGAGGCCAAGCTCGACCTGCTGCCCATGGCCTTCACCAAGCAGGGCTCGATGTGGATATGGATCGACACCGCATCGCGCCTGCTGGTGCTGGACACCGGCAGCCAGGGCCGCGCGGACGAAGTGGTTGCGCTGCTGGTCGAAGCCCTGCCCGGCCTGTCGGTGTCGCTCATCAACACGCAGACCAGCCCGCAGGCGGCCATGGCCCACTGGCTCAAAGAACAAGAGCCGCCCGTGGGCTTCACGGTGGACCGCGAGTGCGAGCTGAAAAGCGCCAGCGAAGAAAAGGCGGTTGTGCGCTACGGCCGCCACCCGCTGGACATTGAAGAGGTGCAGGCCCACATCGATGCGGGCAAGCTGCCAACCAAGCTGGCGATGACGTGGGATGACCGGGTTTCGTTCTTGCTCACCGAGGGCCTGCAGGTGCGCAAGGTGCAGTTCTTGGACACGGTTTTCGAGGGCACCAAGTCCGACGACAGCGGCTTTGACACCGATGTGGCGATTGCCACGGGCGAGCTGGTCAAGCTGATCCCGGATCTGATCGAGGCGCTGGGCGGAGAGGCAGAGAGCGGCATTGCCAGCGCGGCCCGCGAAGCTACATCCGCCTGA